Proteins encoded together in one Camelina sativa cultivar DH55 chromosome 9, Cs, whole genome shotgun sequence window:
- the LOC104711578 gene encoding probable calcium-binding protein CML20 codes for MSSLYRGVSRKEKPRRHHGLTTQKRQEIKEAFELFDTDGSGTIDAKELNVAMRALGFEMTEEQINKMIADVDKDGSGAIDFDEFVHMMTAKIGERDTKEELTKAFQIIDLDKNGKISADDIKRMAKDLGENFTDAEIREMVEEADRDHDGEVNMDEFMRMMRRTTYGGN; via the exons ATG TCGAGTTTGTACAGAGGTGTTTCGAGGAAAGAGAAACCAAGACGTCATCATGGGTTGACAACGCAGAAGAGGCAAGAGATTAAGGAAGCTTTTGAGCTGTTTGACACTGATGGGTCTGGTACCATTGATGCTAAAGAGCTTAATGTTGCTATGAG GGCGCTTGGTTTTGAAATGACGGAAgag CAAATCAACAAAATGATAGCTGATGTGGACAAAGATGGAAGTGGAGCCattgattttgatgagtttgttcaTATGATGACTGCTAAGATTGGTGAAAGAGACACAAAAGAAGAGCTCACCAAAGCATTCCAGATCATTGATCTTgacaaaaat GGGAAGATATCTGCTGATGATATTAAACGCATGGCAAAGGACTTGGGTGAGAATTTCACCGATGCTGAGATCAGAGAAATGGTTGAAGAAGCAGATCGAGACC ATGATGGTGAAGTTAACATGGATGAGTTCATGCGGAtgatgagaagaacaacttatGGTGGTAACTAG